In Anguilla rostrata isolate EN2019 chromosome 1, ASM1855537v3, whole genome shotgun sequence, a genomic segment contains:
- the LOC135260701 gene encoding heat shock factor protein 1-like isoform X1 — translation MEGTSSGILQNSANVPAFLIKLWTLVEDPDTDSLICWSQSGTTFHVFDQARFSKEVLPKYFKHNNMASFVRQLNMYGFRKVVHIEQGGLLKPDKEDTEFQHPYFIRGQEYLLENIKRKVTNVSNVKHEDVRLGQDDISKLLSSAKSMKGKQESMDSKIIAMKHENEALWKEIATLRQKHAQQQKVVNKVIQFLISLAQSKGLLGLKRKIPLMLGDSSSAHSLPKYSRQLSLEPLPGSSAFSAASSPLTGETLLTSEPVKSGPTISDITDLAQLSPSEATSRWTEEIIPLVKEVGPVGVAIAEESPLSPSTFIDSILQESKPVPASQSQPIPVIPPPPDDSQNCLNMACLDNSSQMSEVCCVVPSPPSSPLHARVHPWNELNEHVEHIDSGLDNLQTILNSQAINFDSSSLFEIFSPSDKEFSLPDLDTSLSSFQDLLMQDPEAEMGEYSGKQLVQYTAQPILDDLIIPDCTRDEPPVLLEEEAFCGNAEETDPSTSLHSNSG, via the exons ATGGAGGGCACCTCCAGTGGGATTTTACAAAATTCAGCGAATGTCCCCGCTTTCCTCATTAAACTTTGGACATTGGTGGAGGATCCGGACACAGATTCGCTCATCTGCTGGAGTCAG AGTGGGACAACATTCCACGTGTTTGACCAAGCCAGATTCTCCAAGGAAGTATTGCCCAAATACTTCAAGCATAATAACATGGCCAGTTTTGTCCGACAGCTCAATATGT atgGCTTCCGCAAAGTTGTCCATATTGAGCAGGGTGGCCTGTTGAAGCCAGATAAAGAAGACACAGAATTTCAGCATCCTTACTTTATCAGAGGTCAGGAGTACCTGCTGGAAAACATCAAACGCAAAGTCACCAAT GTCTCCAATGTGAAACATGAGGACGTCAGGCTCGGCCAGGATGATATCAGCAAATTACTGAGCAGCGCCAAGTCCATGAAGGGAAAGCAGGAAAGCATGGATTCCAAAATCATTGCCATGAAGCA TGAAAATGAGGCACTGTGGAAAGAGATAGCCACCCTGAGACAAAAGCATGCTCAGCAACAGAAAGTTGTCAACAag GTCATTCAGTTCTTAAtttcactggcacagtccaAAGGACTTCTGGGACTGAAGAGAAAAAT TCCTCTGATGCTGGGCGACAGCAGCTCAGCCCACTCCCTGCCTAAGTACAGTCGGCAGCTCTCTCTCGAACCCTTGCCAGGTTCTTCTGCCTTCTCT GCTGCCTCCTCACCGCTCACAGGAGAAACCCTCCTCACATCTGAACCTGTAAAGTCGGGACCAACCATCTCTGACATAACTGACCTGGCACAATTAAGTCCCTCTGAGGCAACCAGTAGGTGGACAGAGGAGAT AATCCCCCTAGTGAAGGAAGTGGGCCCCGTGGGCGTGGCCATCGCTGAGGAAAGCCCTTTATCTCCCTCCACCTTCATCGACTCCATACTGCAGGAGAGCAAGCCAGTCCCAGCAAGCCAATCCCAGCCAATCCCTGTAATCCCACCCCCGCCTGATGACAGCCAAAATTGTCTCAACATGGCTTGTCTGGACAA TTCTTCCCAGATGTCAGAGGTCTGTTGTGTTGTCCCCAGTCCTCCCTCATCACCCCTTCATGCCAGAGTGCACCCATG GAATGAGCTGAACGAGCATGTGGAGCATATTGACTCTGGTCTGGATAACCTACAAACAATCCTGAACAGCCAGGCAATCAATTTTGACTCTTCATCTCTTTTTGAG ATTTTTAGCCCCTCAGACAAAGAATTCAGCCTTCCAGATCTGGACACCAGCCTTTCAAGT TTTCAAGACTTGCTCATGCAGGACCCGGAGGCAGAGATGGGCGAGTACTCTG GGAAACAGCTGGTTCAATACACAGCCCAGCCCATTCTGGATGACCTGATCATCCCTGACTGCACCAGGGATGAGCCGCCTGTCCTGCTGGAGGAAGAGGCCTTCTGTGGCAATGCAGAAGAAACAGACCCCAGCACATCACTCCACTCAAACAGTGGCTAA
- the LOC135260701 gene encoding heat shock factor protein 1-like isoform X2, giving the protein MEGTSSGILQNSANVPAFLIKLWTLVEDPDTDSLICWSQSGTTFHVFDQARFSKEVLPKYFKHNNMASFVRQLNMYGFRKVVHIEQGGLLKPDKEDTEFQHPYFIRGQEYLLENIKRKVTNVSNVKHEDVRLGQDDISKLLSSAKSMKGKQESMDSKIIAMKHENEALWKEIATLRQKHAQQQKVVNKVIQFLISLAQSKGLLGLKRKIPLMLGDSSSAHSLPKYSRQLSLEPLPGSSAFSAASSPLTGETLLTSEPVKSGPTISDITDLAQLSPSEATSRWTEEIIPLVKEVGPVGVAIAEESPLSPSTFIDSILQESKPVPASQSQPIPVIPPPPDDSQNCLNMACLDKNELNEHVEHIDSGLDNLQTILNSQAINFDSSSLFEIFSPSDKEFSLPDLDTSLSSFQDLLMQDPEAEMGEYSGKQLVQYTAQPILDDLIIPDCTRDEPPVLLEEEAFCGNAEETDPSTSLHSNSG; this is encoded by the exons ATGGAGGGCACCTCCAGTGGGATTTTACAAAATTCAGCGAATGTCCCCGCTTTCCTCATTAAACTTTGGACATTGGTGGAGGATCCGGACACAGATTCGCTCATCTGCTGGAGTCAG AGTGGGACAACATTCCACGTGTTTGACCAAGCCAGATTCTCCAAGGAAGTATTGCCCAAATACTTCAAGCATAATAACATGGCCAGTTTTGTCCGACAGCTCAATATGT atgGCTTCCGCAAAGTTGTCCATATTGAGCAGGGTGGCCTGTTGAAGCCAGATAAAGAAGACACAGAATTTCAGCATCCTTACTTTATCAGAGGTCAGGAGTACCTGCTGGAAAACATCAAACGCAAAGTCACCAAT GTCTCCAATGTGAAACATGAGGACGTCAGGCTCGGCCAGGATGATATCAGCAAATTACTGAGCAGCGCCAAGTCCATGAAGGGAAAGCAGGAAAGCATGGATTCCAAAATCATTGCCATGAAGCA TGAAAATGAGGCACTGTGGAAAGAGATAGCCACCCTGAGACAAAAGCATGCTCAGCAACAGAAAGTTGTCAACAag GTCATTCAGTTCTTAAtttcactggcacagtccaAAGGACTTCTGGGACTGAAGAGAAAAAT TCCTCTGATGCTGGGCGACAGCAGCTCAGCCCACTCCCTGCCTAAGTACAGTCGGCAGCTCTCTCTCGAACCCTTGCCAGGTTCTTCTGCCTTCTCT GCTGCCTCCTCACCGCTCACAGGAGAAACCCTCCTCACATCTGAACCTGTAAAGTCGGGACCAACCATCTCTGACATAACTGACCTGGCACAATTAAGTCCCTCTGAGGCAACCAGTAGGTGGACAGAGGAGAT AATCCCCCTAGTGAAGGAAGTGGGCCCCGTGGGCGTGGCCATCGCTGAGGAAAGCCCTTTATCTCCCTCCACCTTCATCGACTCCATACTGCAGGAGAGCAAGCCAGTCCCAGCAAGCCAATCCCAGCCAATCCCTGTAATCCCACCCCCGCCTGATGACAGCCAAAATTGTCTCAACATGGCTTGTCTGGACAA GAATGAGCTGAACGAGCATGTGGAGCATATTGACTCTGGTCTGGATAACCTACAAACAATCCTGAACAGCCAGGCAATCAATTTTGACTCTTCATCTCTTTTTGAG ATTTTTAGCCCCTCAGACAAAGAATTCAGCCTTCCAGATCTGGACACCAGCCTTTCAAGT TTTCAAGACTTGCTCATGCAGGACCCGGAGGCAGAGATGGGCGAGTACTCTG GGAAACAGCTGGTTCAATACACAGCCCAGCCCATTCTGGATGACCTGATCATCCCTGACTGCACCAGGGATGAGCCGCCTGTCCTGCTGGAGGAAGAGGCCTTCTGTGGCAATGCAGAAGAAACAGACCCCAGCACATCACTCCACTCAAACAGTGGCTAA